Proteins from a genomic interval of Anolis sagrei isolate rAnoSag1 chromosome 1, rAnoSag1.mat, whole genome shotgun sequence:
- the LOC137096892 gene encoding uncharacterized protein yields the protein MGGIPSKKSLTALECMVENFSKFRELTQTPGCNSPQKLRSLCELDWVQFNTGWPGEGSYDLKDIRTVVRITAEVHPDQFPYAEAWENAIITQPAWLKKCQNKECAVFVALTNLKKPQADKKKRRFGIFPCPEEEVSNPPPYVPMYPQLKAIDNKRATLVPQATSLTTPAASDTSPGESKKSPLIDLASASRWLQNITEEFLRDSPIAGRTRSHSNPNPKIAFQLPLRSMVQYVQEIDNKGELTLTPKTTYQHVPFTTSDLLNWKSNNPPYTENPQPLINLCETIMASHQPDWSDCQQLLQALFTSEERRRILNQGTQLAQIYAAEKTSYNPIEWAAGAFPLTNPNWDPNISREMEYIVRYREFLMEALKKGPQKVINLKKIQEVMQGKDESPGAYLERLLEAYRKYSPYDPESKDGSALLNTSFVTQSAPDIRRKLQKQDGFAGMNLSQLIEIATKVFIHRDEAEKRERKKIREEDHKIFLNLLDERDRLKESESGNRRKRGMWQKERRGGRGMPLGRHQCAICRQEGHWKNECPSAQGTVGIQRGMPSQRGHWRRRGRGGGHQGGYANLVPGARYGEKREEEFVGMVGLGEDWTE from the coding sequence atgggTGGTATACCAAGTAAAAAGTCTTTAACTGCTCTTGAATGCATGGTGGAGAATTTCTCAAAATTTAGGGAATTAACTCAAACACCAGGATGTAATAGCCCCCAGAAATTGAGATCTCTTTGTGAACTAGACTGGGTGCAATTTAATACCGGGTGGCCAGGTGAAGGAAGTTATGATTTAAAAGATATCAGAACAGTTGTGAGAATAACAGCAGAGGTTCATCCGGATCAATTTCCATATGCAGAGGCATGGGAAAATGCTATCATTACACAGCCCGCATGGTTAAAGAAATGTCAAAACAAAGAATGTGCTGTTTTTGTAGCTTTAACTAATTTGAAAAAGCCTCAGgcagataaaaagaaaagaagatttgGAATTTTTCCTTGTCCTGAGGAAGAAGTGAGTAACCCTCCTCCTTATGTTCCTATGTACCCACAGTTAAAAGCCATTGACAATAAAAGGGcaactttggttcctcaggcaacTTCTTTAACCACACCAGCAGCTTCTGATACCTCTCCTGGGGAATCTAAAAAGTCACCTTTAATAGATCTAGCATCTGCAAGCAGATGGCTTCAGAATATAACAGAAGAATTTTTGCGAGATAGTCCCATAGCTGGAAGAACTAGAAGCCATAGTAATCCAAACCCAAAGATTGCTTTTCAATTGCCTTTAAGATCAATGGTCCAATATGTACAAGAGATAGATAACAAAGGAGAATTAACCCTAACTCCAAAAACCACTTACCAGCATGTGCCTTTTACCACTTCAGATTTGTTAAATTGGAAGTCTAATAATCCTCCTTACACTGAAAACCCTCAGCCACTTATAAATTTGTGCGAAACAATAATGGCTAGCCACCAGCCAGATTGGTCAGATTGCCAACAGCTATTGCAGGCTCTCTTCACATCTGAAGAGCGAAGAAGAATCCTTAATCAAGGAACCCAACTAGCACAGATATATGCTGCTGAAAAGACAAGTTATAATCCCATTGAATGGGCTGCAGGGGCATTTCCTTTGACAAATCCAAACTGGGATCCTAATATAAGCCGAGAGATGGAATATATAGTCAGATACAGGGAATTTTTAATGGAAGCTTtgaagaagggaccccaaaaggtgaTCAACCTCAAGAAGATACAGGAAGTAATGCAAGGAAAAGATGAAAGTCCAGGTGCTTATTTAGAGAGATTATTGGAAGCTTACCGAAAGTATAGTCCCTATGATCCTGAATCAAAAGATGGATCTGCATTATTAAATACTTCATTTGTTACTCAATCAGCCCCAGACATCCGTAGAAAGTTGCAGAAGCAAGATGGGTTTGCAGGGATGAATCTGTCCCAGTTAATTGAAATAGCTACCAAAGTATTCATCCATAGGGATgaagcagaaaaaagagagagaaagaaaataagagaggagGATCATAAGATTTTTTTGAACCTTCTAGATGAAAGAGATAGATTGAAAGAATCTGaaagtggaaacagaaggaaaagaggaatgtggcagaaggaaagaagaggaggacgagggATGCCCCTGGGAAGACACCAGTGTGCCATTTGTCGTCAAGAAGGTCATTGGAAGAACGAGTGCCCATCTGCTCAAGGAACGGTAGGAATACAAAGGGGAATGCCATCCCAGAGAGGACATTGGAGAAGAAGAGGCCGGGGAGGAGGCCACCAAGGGGGATATGCTAACCTGGTTCCTGGGGCTAGatatggagaaaaaagagaagaagaatttgTTGGGATGGTTGGATTAGGAGAAGACTGGACGGAATAG